The Astatotilapia calliptera chromosome 22, fAstCal1.2, whole genome shotgun sequence region CAATACCTAATTTTAAGTGGTGCGAAACACAGTCCGGAGATCTTTGCGAATTTATAGCACGCAGCACACACAGATCAACAATCAGCACTGTTACAGTCACGTGAAACAGAAAGTTTTCACTGGACTTCATGCTGCCTGTGAAGACCCAAGTACACATTTAATGCTTCCAAAGCAATTAAGAGGATAATAGAACACAGTTTATTTAACTGACTAACAACAAGCGTGACCACTTCTAAAAAAGCAGACGTTTGATGGTCTggtgcattcaggtgtgtgttaacacattACCGAATCTTCAGAGGAATGGACACCCCAAAGTCAGACCACCAAATGCTCAGAGTAACAGCAAAAAACAGCTACGTGAGCTACATCTCAGAGTCTACACACTTCAGTTAGAATGTTAAATCTTAAAGTTCACGACagtacaattaaaaaaagacagaaaaagtcgCTTGCTTGTGAGGACCTACCAGGAGAACATCTCCTCTCTAAAATGAACATGGCACCAATGCTTAGGTTTGAACAGtaacatctgaacaaaccacaacacTTCTGAAGAATATCTTTTGGCTAAAACTAAACTCAGCATATCAGCACTTACAGCTCATATCAGCTgtgaagcacggtggtggaggggtgatgattcaGGCTTCCTGTTGGCCATGTGACCTAAGCATCTTTCAGTGACTGAgtcgaccatgaactcctccGTACACACAAGTGATCTAAAGTCCGTCAGCTAACGTTTGACCCAAATATGGTCACGTAACAGCACAGCAGGAACAGAACGGCTGAAAAGAATCCAGGCGTTACAATGGTCCCGTCGAAGTCAAGACTTCAATTTGATTAAAATGCTGTTGCAGGTGCTTAACAGAGCTGTGTATaaacaaatgcctgcaaacctcaattaACTGTAAGGAAGATGTCCCAGAATTCCTCCACGATAACGTGGTAGACTGAGAAAGTCATACAGTGAACTATTACTTCAAGTTAATACATGTGGTTCTACAAGAAGTTTCTGGAGTTAACAAGTGTCGCAGAAGGAGAGAGGAAGTCGCTTTAGCTTGCTGTAGCCATGTCTGACAAGCTAACTGTTAGCCGACTTACATACAGGAGaagattaaattaatttttgctGCGTTTTCATTGTTGCTACAGAGTTATTATTAAACTGGCAGATTTTACAAATGTGACTGTTTACTCTTTAAATTTTACTTAAATGACATACTTACAGAACAATCCAACTCAGCTTTATATTgatgtaaagaccctacagtaatgcACTTTTACGCTGATTGTTTTCACCCAAAAGGCAGTGCAGACGTTCTGGTGGCAGGGAAGTGATGTATGAGTGCTCTCATGCATGGATGAATATATACACATGTGCAAAATCCTAATAGGAGCTATTATTCTGCCTAGCCACATTCAAACCTCAAGTAAAAGGTGTAAATCTCTGATGGATTTAAAAGATTGTAAAACACAGATATttctgtgctgctttttttccatttgaaatATGTTCTGCTCAGAATCAAACACCTGACGTGTAATTGCATAGAGGGTTTTGTGAAAAGTAGTATTTCTGGCATCAAAGCTGAGGCTGTGCATTAGGTGTGGCTTGCCAGATTGCATCACTCCAGCTTCTCTGtgctgcgtcctgattggctatCATCTTCACACATCTCTGGGTTTTCCTCGGTTGGAGGTGTCCTGTGAGAGAGGAATAACAAAAAGTAGACACTCATAAGTGTAGAGGTTTCATGTGCTTTGGAGTTCAAATTGAAGACTGTGTGTTAAAGTTTGCTAACCTGCGTTTTTACTTTCATCCTTTCTTTTGTATGGTTTTTAAACAATTACCTAACATCCCAGTTCTCTGCATCCTCCACTGTGTCTGGAAGAGGTCTGTTGGCAGTTTCAGGAAGGGCCAGGGCAAGGACAGCTCCCAGAAGCGGAGAGATGCCGAAGATGGCGAGGGGTGTGGCCGGGCTGTGGTTATGCAGCATGTTGATAATGGGTGCCAGCACACCACCTATCCTTGCAAACATACAGGATACGCCTATTCCTGTTTGCCTTTTGGCACAGCAAGGGAAAAGAAACTGTTTCAGGAATGCGTCACTGAAATAACCGTTTGATGATTAGGACAGAAGTCTCACCGAAGCACCGTGGGGAATATCTCAGCAGTGTAGACATAGATCACAGCAAACGACGCCGCTATGCCAAACTTCCCTACCATGGCGAGACCACTCAGGAGATTGGGATGATCTGCAGACGGAAGGAGAAAAATCATTCAAGTGATGaaataaattttaatattagctttttgaggaagaaaaaaatgcattttagcaAGTTTCCATCTTACCTGCAGGCACTGCAAGCATGAGCAGACAGGCGAGGCCTCCGATTGCCAGAAAGCCACTCTGAGTGAGTCGGCGGCTAAAGGGCAGCACGACGAGGACCAGAGAACGAGCTGGGATCTCAACCAGCCCGAACACGAACTGGGTCAGGTAGAGGTCTGTCCCCAACCTGGACACGCCCAGTGAGAGACCATAATAGACCAGCACATTCACAAACCTGTGATTTcaaaggggagaaagagaggagtGGTAAAAAGCTACAGAGACATTGTCTCTGCTGAAAATGACAGTGAAACGACAAGAAGTCGTACCAAACATAGAACAGGATCAGCGATCTTTTCCTCATCTGAGGCGTGCGTACCAGATCGACAGCCGAGTGACTTCTCTTCCCCTCGACCGATATCTCACACTCAACCTGATGTGGACGCCACAAACGAATCAGAAACCACAAAAGAGGCTTTTACATTTTACCTGTACATTAAAAACATCCCTACACTACTTGATGTACTGTAAATGTTAAATCAAAATATACTATATTTAAATCTAAGTGTTACATTAAAAATCctcaaaccagatgtttttaTAAGGTGTGGAACATGCTTCAGCTTACAAACCCCATACAGTTATGTGTAGGCTGATCTAGTACTTAGCAGTGTTGTGGTACAGGTGCCTTTAGCCACGCTGGCTTTAAGCAGTCATGATGGCTCATGTAACGACTGCTTATATCTTTGCCGAATGCATTTAGCTAAATCCACAAGGAGCAGTAAACCTCTGAGTCATCAACACCAGGAgtacaggtcagctgatcaccggCTGTCCACAAAGAAACTACTGTAACTCCCAGTGCACATCATCATGTGACTTATTTAAGTTAACCCCCCTGTGGCACTGCTCCATCTATCTCAGGGTTCCCCACCTGTCAATTTCAATTTTAACACCTGTACatgattaataataaaacatgttttagtatCAAAATTTAAAGTACATAAAATACTCAGTAGTAAAGCAGGATGGCCTTTTTCACAGCCATATACAGGACATTGTTGGATCATTTTTGGCCTGATAGCACTGAAATAGAATTCATGGAAAATTTACGTTTATTTGTAATTTCATTCAAAAAGGTAAAGTTGCATATATTCTTTATTCATTACATGTGAAGTGAATTAATTCAAGCCTTTTTACATATTGATCAAACAATATAGTTACTGCGTATCTCTCCGTCTAGCTCTGTACATGAAACCACGGTAACGGGAAGACTGATTAGTCTGGAAGGTCGTCACTAGACTGCAATAGTGTATCACCAGCTGTGAGTCATGACTACCAGTTATTGAAGTTTCATCTGTGCCACAAACTTGCACGTGTTCAGCACACAGCCCGAGAAAATCCCTGCTATCCTGACCATGCATTACACGCTGCATTAAAACaaatcaagaaaacagtgttctCAGCACGAAACCTCAAGTCCTTCAGCTTTCATGTGGCCATCACCAAATCAGAGGATTCAGCTTTGAAAACCAGCTtagaaatgtatgtttttatttatttattaagtttcACTGTATAAAAGTTGTACTCCTCATTTCGTGATTGTCTCATTTTCCTCAGGAAGCTCAGCTTTCACTTGATTCATATTTAATTCTTATGAATATCTTGCCAGATAGAAAATGCCAAAGGGACCCGTTTCATGAGAGAACTGCAGCATGAGTCCTacgagacaaaacaaaacatttaatatggccttttcttttctttttcgcATGGAAATGATGAAGACGACGAAATCTCTGCGGCTTTTCCGAGATCATCGCTGCTGATATAAAGGCAACTGTAAGGGGAGGAGATTTCTctgtgattattttcttttaattttgttaCAGAGTCGCACGAGGCCACATGAAGATCAAAGGAGCAAACATTTGCTTCCAGGACAGCATGCCCTGTTCACTGTTTTCCCTTGGTTTAATGTAGCATGTAATGAATGCTCACACTACTGGTGTGTGATCTGAAATGCAGTTAGGTTTGTGTGCGATTGCTGCTGGAGGAGTACGAGGTTTTTGTTAGAGATTACAGAGTAAACAGGAGAAAGGTGGCTGTAAAAATAAAGCCTAGCACTGTCACAAACACTGTTTTTGAACCAGGTGATCCTgaacctgacacacacacacacctgtacgGTGGGAGGTAAGACACGACCATTAACAAGCGCTGCCTTGCGAAGGAGCGCGATGGCCTCCTCTCTCCTGTTGTTGGCCAACAACCATCTGGCCGAATGGGGAAGCACCCTTGTTGGCATTGAGAGGTCAAACAGAGAGgtagagaaaaggagaaaatgaggAATGATAACATGCAAGACACTCATAGAAATGCAGGTGTATTTTCATGTCTGAGCAGGGCAGATTTTATATTCAGATGTCAGTTGAATTTCTCACCATATATAGAAGCTAAGCAGGAAGCCCGGGGCTGATATTGCTAGTTGCAGCTTTCTCCAGTCTCGTATAAGATATGCTACTCCTGCTAGCAGCATATAACCCAGGCCATAGGCATAGTCGGTGATGATACCAGCCAGCATGCGTCTCTTGGTGCATGTCCACTCAGTACCTGTAGAACGAAgcgaggagaggagaggaattGTGGGTAATGGTGGCAAGGGTTTTGCAAAAACAGCTTTCAACCAGTTTATTTGCATATCTGAAGATAATGAAAGGTCTGCACAAATGTGTTCCTTTGTTGTTAGCATAAAGATGAGGAGAGCCTAGCTGTCTAAAGCCTGAATTTACATCTAAAAGTTCTGTCATGTTTGCTTACTCAGCACAAAAAATAACTGTATGAGAACTTAGGTGAAAATAAGGAAAGCGCTAGACAGAGCTCTTAAATGTCTGGCATGGTGGTGCATTAGTAGTCTATGAGGTTTTGAGTCATGTGACCACGAATCTTGTGACCGTTAATCACCTGATATAACCTGTGTGCTTTTTTGGATGTGTAACAAGGTTTAAATgagtaaggcaaggcaagtttatttatatagcacaattcaacaacaaggtgattcaaagtgctttacagagacattaaaaaacaaaaacaaataaaaagcatgatttaaaatcgatttaaaaaaaaaaaacagcagataaaatcaaaacagataaaatcagaacagtagataaaatcagtagttaaaatgtaagttttgaaatttaagcttaaaggtgtggatttggtgctttattcaaatgcagctgagaataggtgagtcttcaacctggatttaaataaactgagtgtttcagctgatctgaggctttctgggagtttgttccagatataaggagcataaaagctgaatgcagcttctctgtGTCTGGTTAAAAAACCGGATCCAGaggacctgagggatctggaaggttcatactgggtcaggaggtcactgatgtattttggtcctaaaccattcagagctttatagaccagcatcagaactttaaagtctatcctctgacggacagccagccagtgtaaagacctcagagctggactgatgtggtccacttttttggtcttagtgaggactcgagcagcagagtcctgaatgagctgtagttgtctgactgattttttaggtagacctgtaaagatgctgttacagtaatcaagcccactaaagatgaatgcatggactagtttttccaggttctgttgagacatcagatcttttatccttgatatattcttgaggtgatagtaagctgactttgttattgtcttaatgtgtttttctaagtttaggtctgcatccatcactacacccaaatttcttgcctggtttgtggtttttagatgtatagattgaagttctctggtgacctgtaatcgtttttctttggcaccaaagactattacctcagttttgtttttgtttagctggagaaaattgtggcacagccagtcattaatttcctcaatgcatttaccaagagcctgtacagggcctcggtctcctggtgacattgtgatatatatttgtgtgtcatctgcatagctgtggtagtttattttgttgttctttataatctgtgccagtgggagcatgtaaatgttaaacagaaggggtcccaagatggaaccttggggaactccacatgtgatacttgtctgctcagatgtgaagttacctattgatacaaagtatttcctgttttctaagttttgaaccagtttagtacagttcctgaaagacctgtccagttctccagtcgtttgagtaatatgttgtggtcaactgtatcaaatgctgcactgagatccagtaaaactaagactgacattttttccactgtctgtgttcagacatatgtcattaaacacttttgtcagagcggtttcagtgctgtggttctgtctaaaacctgactggaaggcatcgtagcagttattctgttttaagaagtaattgagctgttgagaaactgctttttcaatgatcttacttaaaaatgggagatttgagatcggcctgtagttgttcacttgtgtcttgtcaagattgtcctttttcagtataggtttgattacagcagtttttagtggttctggaaacacacctgacattaaagaaaagttgacgatctgtaacaggtctgactccaaagtctttgagaccttctTGAAAacacttgttggcaggacatctaaacagcaggaggaggagttcagttgacctaagatgtcctccaggtctttgctgttaataggttgaaactgtttcatggtgtttaaacagttttttggtggacacagtacatatcctggatctgctgttgatgtaccaattgcttgtctaatcttttggattttttctgtgaagaatttggcaaagtcattgcaggccatggttgaatgaagttcagctgccactgacacaggagggtttgttagcctgtcaactgtagaaaataagacccgagcattatgactgtttttggtgatgatgtcagagaagtaggacctccttgcactcctcagttgtaaattacaattgtgaagtttctctttatagatgtcataatgaacctggaggtttgtttttctccatctgcgctcagctttcctacactctcttttttcatttttcactagtgtggagtttctccatggagactttttccttccagagataaccttcaccttaatgggagcaattgtatccattacatttaacatgttagcattgaagctattgacgagctcattgactgaacctttggacaggccaggtgttaatgggaagacctggttaaagatctcactactgtATTCAGTTATACAcagttttgtgatcactgctgttgatatatttgtgtgtgctgAAAttgcccaaagttgcccagagtgttactcaggtctttagtccctttgtcctgagggttgtccacatggatgttaaaatctccaacaataattacacagtcgaaatcaacacagatcacagacagcagttcactgaggtcattaaaaaagtctgtgcagtatttgggaggcctgtaaacattaagaaacacaactttggatggggccttcagctgtaaagccacatattcaaaagactgaaaacttccaggagagagctgcttacattgaaatgagtcattaaataagacagcaaccccccctcctctcctgctcaccctggcctcactgataaaactgtagttaggaggtctgtgaaggttctcagtcatccaggtcatcgtagtcaaaggagcttgcaaagaaaagcgtctggacttctttaagttgcttgaagacgtttcacctctcatccgagaactgaagaagctgaagaagcttctcggatgagaggtgaaacgtcttcaagcaacttaaagaagtccagacgcttttctttgcaagctcctttgactgtagttaggaggggtcaactcgatgagaacagctccactgttactttggtccaaccaagtttcagttaaaaacataaaaaaggctgtgctcagtgattaaatcattaattaaaaatgttttccccagctaaagatctaacgtttaatgaagccaacttaagtgttttagaggcattATTTGCCCCCttgtgtttgggagcagtctgtggcacacaaggtatgtttactatatttaaagatcttttagagtgcagctctctgtgttttgaccaggccacatgtctccttctgtcacctaaaagtacagagattttaaaaccttctagtaaacagggtcccagcttctcctgggaaaagtcaccactgccataatcctcgcagcccggaccctccacacatcacacatcagactgcggagacagagcatgaaggtggtaaggaggaactaaggggggcgaggctgggcaatgtaaCTTCGATTGCTTTGTTGAGGGCGGGGCTCGATGGCAAACCTTTGGctgctctggtggggggtttatgggggacaaaaagggattgggccggggggtagatctgagcccagtactgacccgctccatcatctcctcagtgaatttcaggggtggggaggagggagaaagggaggggggagagggtgatggcctgtcaggggtttgggggactggggaaggtcatggtccctggtcctggtcgttggtgttgttgagagagttggaggcaaatagggacccctcttcttgcctctgatgtctctcctttctgaagCTTTTCTGGGCGAAGCTCTTCTGGGTTGGGAACGCAGGCttctgcgttcccaaaaaatattaaagttgttgataaaatgcactgagtggtcagtacatgctgatataagccatttattcagtgtaaacaacctgctgaatctctcgtctcctcctctgaccggcggtacaggtccactgatgaatacagctgcattcacag contains the following coding sequences:
- the LOC113014230 gene encoding solute carrier family 22 member 13, whose protein sequence is MNFDQILSAIGGFGRYQKILYIWICLPQILLAFHMLVSIFTGATPPHQCREGSSPAAGNQSLYSATLNFSLSNSSCFSQDVVLLGNGTQRVPCSDGWVYSRETFESTTVTEWDLVCSKAVFNNIGSSIYMFGLLVGSVVFGAMADRYGRRFVLLLSLALQTVFGVAVAFAPNFPVYVILRFVVGTTISGVIINAFVLGTEWTCTKRRMLAGIITDYAYGLGYMLLAGVAYLIRDWRKLQLAISAPGFLLSFYIWVLPHSARWLLANNRREEAIALLRKAALVNGRVLPPTVQVECEISVEGKRSHSAVDLVRTPQMRKRSLILFYVWFVNVLVYYGLSLGVSRLGTDLYLTQFVFGLVEIPARSLVLVVLPFSRRLTQSGFLAIGGLACLLMLAVPADHPNLLSGLAMVGKFGIAASFAVIYVYTAEIFPTVLRQTGIGVSCMFARIGGVLAPIINMLHNHSPATPLAIFGISPLLGAVLALALPETANRPLPDTVEDAENWDVRTPPTEENPEMCEDDSQSGRSTEKLE